The following nucleotide sequence is from Tardiphaga alba.
CCTGGCCAAAGCAAAATCCTGACCGGTCATCGGCAATCCGCCTGCCGGGATAGACGACACAACAATCCTTCGCGGATGCAACCTTTCGGTTCCATCGGCGTTGTCGGTCGGTTCTCGCGCTCAGGGGCAACATGGCTGACGAAGTAGTAACGACACCCATCGGCATCGGCGTTCACGGTGCCAAGCGTCTGCCATCGGTGGACGTGGATACATTCAATATCGAGATCAAGGATGGCGACGGCTTTCTGGGCGATCGTGCCAGCAAGCGCGCATTCCAGAAAATCGTCGAGGATCTGCGCAAGCCCCTGAAGAAGAATGGCGAAGATCCGCTCGGCAAGAAGCCGGTCAAGGAGATCGGCAAGAGCGAGCTCGACGAGATCCTGACCAGCGACGACGTCAAGGCGGCGGCGCTGGTGCATGGCGCCATCGAAGAGTTTGCGCAGGAATTCGCCTATGTGATCCAGCGCTTTTTCAAGAACAAGGTGTGGGAAGACACCGAATGCATCGTGGTCGGCGGCGGTTTCCGCCAGAGCCGCGTCGGTGAACTCGCCATTGCGCGCACCGACATCATCCTGAAATCCGAAGGCCTCAAGGTCGATCTGATCCCGATCCAGTACCACCCCGATGAGGCCGGCTTGATCGGATGCCTGCATCTGGCGCCGTCATGGATTTTTGAGGGATATGACAGCATTCTCGCCGTCGATATCGGCGGCTCCAATATCCGCTGCGGCGTGGTGGAGACCAATTGGAAGAAATCGAAGGATCTCTCCAAGGCCGAAGTGTGGAAGTCGGATCTCTGGAAACACGCCGATGACGAGCCGACTCGCGAAGGCGCAGTGAAGCGCCTGATCAAGATGCTGCAGGATCTGATCAAGGCTGCCGAGAAGGGAGGCTTCAAGCTGGCTCCCTTTATCGGCATCTCGTGCCCGGGCGTCATCAACGAAGACGGCACCATCGAGAAGGGGGCGCAGAACCTGCCGGGCAACTGGGAGAGCAGCAAGTTCAACCTCCCGGCGCTGATCGCCGAAGGCATCCCCACGATCGGCGATCACGACACCGCGGTGCTGATGCATAATGATGGCGTGGCACAGGGTCTGAGCGAAGTTCCGTTCATGCAGGATTTCGACCGCTGGGGCGTCCTCACCATCGGCACCGGCCTCGGCAATGCCCGCTTCACCAACCGCAAGCGCGAGGGGAAGAAGGACAAGGACGAGAAGGACGACAAGAAGGCGAAGAAGGCCAAGGACTGAGGGCGCGAAAGGGGCCTCTGCGACCTCGGGCACGTGACGGTGTAAGACGCCTGGCGCTTTCGCGAATCGGTCCGTCGTCCTCGTGATCACCGCGGCGCCGGAGCGGTTTGACCCCAAAATCCAGGTCTTGGTGCCTCGAATCGAGCCGCCGGAGGTCTGAGCGGGGCCGATTTCACGGCGTCATGGTGGGCTCGCGGCTGAATTTCCTCATCCGACGCTTGTCTGTCCGGCCGTCCTCGCCTAGAACACCGCCAACCACCCGGAGCGCGACCTCCGGAGTTCGGCACCAAGGAGAGGTGGCAGAGTGGTTGATTGTACCGCACTCGAAATGCGGCATGGGTGCAAGCCCATCGGGGGTTCGAATCCCCCCTCTCCGCCATCGGCTCAATTAAGTCGCTCGATTTGCTATCGAAACGCAAATTGTGAGACGCTCACCCCACATAATGTCCCACAGTTCGTAGGTGCAGGGCTCGCAATCCTCGTCCTTACATATTGCCAATTTGCCAATACGAGCCACGTCTTCCTCAGCGCGGGCCGTTCTCGTTATTTTTCCCGTCGAGAAACTAAATACCTTCACTGGGCTTCGTTGCATGTAAGGATGTGGCGGTATCGGGCTTGCTCGACGCTATTTCGTTATCCTTGAATAATCGGCCGATGGAACCATGACAGAGATCATTTGGGGAGCAGCGAAAAAGCCAGTCGCAAGTCAGGCTTTAGCGGAGCACATCGAGCGGGCGTTCAAAGGAGAAGGCGTCCTCTACATAGGATATCCCGTCCTCTCTGTGCCTGAGGGTACAAATTCCATCGACGCCCTGTGGGTGAGTCCAGAACATGGGGTGGTAATCTTCGATCTTGTGGAGGGACTTGAGGTCGTTGGCTACGACGAACGACAAGACGAATTGGCGAATAGTCTTGAGACAAGGCTCAGGGCGCACAAGTCGTTAATGAGAGGAAGAGATCTTCTTGCGGTTCCCGTCGTTGTGACTTTCGCGCCGCGAAATAATTCCAACGCAATTGATGATAGTCACGCTCTCGTTAATGATCAAAATCTCGTTGAAGTGCTCAACGAGATCAACTGGACTCGCCCGGACCTATACACGGCAGTTCACTCAGTCCTTCAATCAATATCGAGCATCCGACGTGGGAGAAGGCGGCGCAATCTCACAAACGAGCAATCTCGCGGCGCTCAATTAAAAATACTCGAAGATTCGATTGCGAACCTGGACTCGCGCCAGAGCAAAGCGGTCATCGAAACAGTCGAGGGCGTACAACGTATCCGCGGGTTGGCGGGGTCGGGCAAAACGATCATTCTCGCTCTTAAGGCTGCCTACCTACATGCTCAGCATCCAGACTGGAAAATCGCTGTTACATTCAACACGCGGTCTTTGAAAGCGCAATTCCAACGGCTGATTGGCACTTTTGTCGTTGAACAAACAGGTGAACTACCCAACGAAAATCTTCAAATAATTAATGCTTGGGGTGCTCCCGGAAACGCCAGTCGAACTGGCGTTTACTATCAGTTTTGTAAGGCGAATGGCATCGAGTTTCTTGATTTTTCAGCCGCAAAAGACAAGTTTTCAAGTTCAAAAGCCTTTGAGGGCGTCGTAGATTTGGCGCTGGCGCTTGGCGGATCGAAGGACCCAGAGCCGCTCTTTGACGTAATTCTCGTTGATGAAGCTCAAGACTTTCACCCAAACTTCCTGAAGCTTTGCTATCTCGCTCTCGGAAAGTCGAAGCGACTTGTCTACGCTTACGACGAACTGCAGTCCCTGACCGAAAGCAACCTACCTCCGCCCGAGGAGCTTTTTGGTCTGGGTGCTGATGGCGTCACGCCAAATGTAGTCTTTAGGCCGCCGGAGCCGGGGCAGCCTAGCCAAGACGTAATTCTTGAAAAGTGCTATCGCAATTCTCGCCCAGTTCTAGCGACAGCGCATGCACTAGGTTTCGGCATATACCGAGATCCAGACCCGAAGACCGGGACGGGTCTAATTCAAATGTTCGATCAAGCTCATCTTTGGGAAGAAGTTGGGTACCGCGTTATGCGCGGAGAGCTTCGAGACGGTCATGAGGTAACACTTGGGCGTCCCCCTTCAACGAGCCCAGCTTTTCTAGAGCGTCCGAACGATGTGGATCGGTTGGTAGAATTTCTTGTATTCGATAGCGCTAAAGATCAGGCGACTTGGCTAGTGGACCAGATCGAGCGCAATATCAAAATAGACGAACTGAATTTTGATGACATCATCGTCATAAATCCTGACCCTATCACCACCGCTAAAAGTGTCGGTCTGCCTCGGAAACTCCTGTTTGAAAAAGGATTTCAATCGCACTTGGCTGGCGTGGACACATCCTCTGACGTCTTTTTCAAAGCTGATGAGCAGTCGATTGCCTTCACCGGCATCTTTAGGGCGAAAGGTAACGAAGCGGGAATGGTGTATGTGATGAATGCTCACGACTGCTACAGGTCTTGGGGCAGTCTGGGGCGCGTAAGGAATCAAATCTTCACTGCGATAACACGCAGCAAAGCTTGGGTGAAGGTTTGCGGAGTGGGAGAAGACATGCGGAGACTTAAGGAAGAGTTCGAGCGTGTTGAATCGCACAATTACGAACTGAATTTTGTCTATCCCACTGAGGAGACTCGAAAGCACTTAAGGGTTCTCAATCGAGACCTAACGGCGGAAGAAAAAAAGAGAATCAAGGGCGCTGTTACGAGCGTATCGAGTTTGGCCGATGACATCGCCGCCGGCCGCGTGTTGCTTGAAGATCTACCTAAGAAAGAGTTGGACAGGCTGCGCAAACTCCTGACGAGCGGGTCGGCGAATGGCGTTACCTGAGGCAATAGCGCGTGAGATCAAGATTCTCACGGCCGACTTAATAGAAGTTGGCCTTAGCGTTGACCAAAACTTCCCTTCATTGCGAGATTTCGCCGGTGGCATTCGAGACTTAGGATTCGGCCCCTCAGAGGGGCTTTCTCAAACGCTACGAAATGTTGCCTACGCGACCGCTTATGAGACTCTGAAAGAGGGAAGAGCATATAACGTGCGGCTTATCGATGGCGGCCTGATGCAATTTCTCTACCGTTTCAGGAACGACGAACTCGTGACCCATCGGCTCGCATTCTTTCCCTCCCCTGATCTGCTCGAATTTCAGAACAACCCGGAAGTCTACGAACTCGACGAAATGTATGGGGACGTGCTTCATCGGAATGTGGTGACAACGCCCTTGAGATTCGACTTTGATCGAGATGCTTTTGTCGAGGTCCACCATCCCATGGCGCATTTGACTATCGGTCAGTACCGCAATTGCAGGATCCCTGTAAGCGGACCGTTGAGCCCCTTTATGTTCGTCAATTTCATCCTCAAAGCGTTCTACAATACGGCTTACCGCCTTTACTCAGGGGAAATTCGCGAACACGCTTATGATTATGTACCAACTATTACTGCCGCCGAGACAAGATTTGTTCATATGCAAATTGGTGCGCCGGCCTGAGCTCTCAGCTCCGTACCACCCTTAGCCCGCCGGAATTCCGTCGCGATGTCACCTTATGGTATGCCAAAGTTACACTAAGCCCCTCTCTTCAGCGACTATTTGAATAGGCGTAACCTCTGGGTTGACACTGACTATTTGCGACCTCGTAGCCTCGGGCCTAAACCCTGAGGTGATGATATGGCCCGCATCGGCTACGCTCGTGTAAGTACGCTCGACCAAGATCTCGACATACAGCTTGCCCGGCTTAGGGCCGAGGGTTGTGGTATCGTTCGTTCGGAAAAGGTTTCTGGCGGCTCACGCCAAGGCCGGCACGAATTGGCGACCGTCATCGAATTTTTAAGAGACGGCGACGAACTTGTCGTCACCCGTTTGGATCGGCTCGGCAGGGACACGCGCGACGTGCTTAACCTCGTGCATGAGGTGGAGCAGCGCGGGGCCTTTGTGACGGTGCTCGATCCTCACATCACGACGCGCGGTGAGATGGGGCACGTCATGCTCACCGTTCTCGGCATGGTTGCCCAGATGGAGCGGCGTTTCATCAAGGAGCGGCAGCGCGAAGGCATCGAGCGGGCGAAGGCCAGTGGCATATATAAAGGTGGAAAGCGTCGGCTGGATCGCGAACGCATCATAAAACTGCGTGACGCCGGCAAAGGGCCAGCCGCTATTGCGAGAGAAGTAGGTTGCTCGCGAATGCACGTCTATCGGGTCTTTCGGGAGGGCGGTTAAACCTTGGCTACCAACGGTGGACGTCCGCAATTGGCGGATTGTGTTGAAGAAGCCGGCAAGTTGGCTATCGACGCGGGCACAGTGGGGAGCCACGCGAGCGTCTGCCCCAGTTCAGTTAGGCATTGGAGCCGATGGCGGGATCAGTCTTGCCAGCTTTCCAAGGTTCTGAGCGGTGGCGGCGAGTTGGAACTCGTCGCGAGCACCGCAAGGACCTCTCAGACGAAGCCGGTCGAGGCGTAGGATACGCTTCAGATGCGCGAACAACATTTTGATCTTATTGCGTGTAGGTCGCGAGTTTCCGTAGGCTTCCCGCGTATGAGCAGTCGAGGAGAGCAGGTCCGCAAGCATTGTTGTGCAGTATACGCCCGGTGTCGGCTGGGATCGTGTGCCACCGATAATGTCAGGCATCACAGGTTTGCGAAGTCTAATCACCCAAATCAATTGTCGAGTGCCAGGAGATGAGGTGCCTTTGTGAACCGCTTTTCGAGAAGCACAAACGCTGTGGCTAGGGCCTGAATATCTTTCGAGGTAAAATCGGAAAATATGAAAGTATTAAACGCTTTTCGTCGTGCATCGATGGCGGAGAGTGCTGTCGCCGTGCGATCTGCAAGGAACATAAGGACGACGCGACCATCTTCTGCTGACTGTTTCCGAACAACATAGCCTGCTTTTTCGAGCAGTTTCGTTTGCGCAGTGACGAAAGATGGGTCCACTCGAACCCGCCTTGCCACGTCGGCAACAGACACTCCATTGCCCTCGTCGAGCTCTTGAATGGCCACGAGGATGAGCCACTGCGGTACTGACACGCCAAGCGCTTGAGCCCAAACAGACTGGGTTTCGAACAGTAATTTGCCGATGTTCTCAAGCGATCTGATCACGACCTGTGATGGGTCTGCTGAGGACATCGTACGGGGCCTTGTTATGGGTCTGTAAGGTTCGAATCCGGCATAAACCCAGAACGCTCATCTTTTCAATGGTTTATTGCGGCCGCTCACATGTTCGTGTGTTGCCAGATTGCCACTGTTCTAAATTTCCATCGAACTAAGGCGGCAAAGTGTTTTGATAATGTGAGTTACTAATGCATTCTCGTTCCAGCGACGGGGCAGATATGCCGACTCGCTCCGTTGAAGTAGTTCGCTTGAGTGCCTCGCGTTGTGCGGGTGTTTCCGAAAGCGCGAAGTACTCCAGCGGTTAGTTTGGGGATCGGGGGAACTAATCTTCGGGCGCTTGCGCCTAGCAGATCTGGAACCTTCCCTTAGGAACAACTTGGAGGTTTAACATGACGAAGATTAAGAGCCTCATTCTCGGCTCCGCAGCCGGTTTGATTGCCATCGGCGGCGCACAGGCAGCTGACCTTCCGGTCAAGGCCAAGGCCGTTGAGTATGTGAAGGTCTGCTCGCTCTACGGCGCAGGCTTCTACTACATCCCGGGCACCGACACTTGCATCAAGATCGGCGGCGCGATCCGTATCGACACGTCGTTCAACTCGGCCGGCTACGAAGTTGCCTACCTGCAGGGTGGCGCTGGTGGTGCACAGGCCTGGAACCAGGACTACATCAACTCCCGTTCGCGCGTGAACATGACCACGGATACGCGCACCGCAACCGAATATGGCGTCGTTCGTACCTACGCGAACATCCAGTTCGACTTCTTCCAGGGCCGTGAAAACATCGCTGGCGGCTTCCTGGAAATGGACTACGCCTTCATCCAGTTCGCCGGCTTCACCTTCGGTAAGGCTGTCTCGAACTTCGATCCGCAGTGGGCGCTCTCGAAGCCGATCATCTCGTCGGGCACCTATGCAGGTTCGAACAACGCGACCGGTATTCCGCAGCTCGCCTACACCGCTTCGTTCGGTAATGGCGTCTCGGCAACCATCGCAGTCGAAAATCCGACCCCGTATCGCAATGCTGGCCTCGTTAATGCCGATACCCAGCTGATCGGTCCGTTCGGTGCTGCGACGTCTGCCTACGGCACGACCGGCAACAGCTTTTTGGGCAACGCCTACGGCGGCACGCACATCCCTGACGTCGTCGGCAATCTTCGCCTCGACCAGGCATGGGGCACCCTGCACTTTGCAGCCGCGATGCATGCCAATACGCCAGGCTTCTACGGCCCCGGCACAACTGCCACCAACACCAACGCCAACGGTCATCCGGATGAACGTTATGGCTTCGCTGTGAACGGTGCTATCGAGTTCAAGAACCTGCCCACCGGCGCAGGCGACACCTTGAAGCTCGAAGCAACCTACGCCAAGGGCGCTGCCAAGTACGTCTTCGGCGGTACCATCGACACGGCTGGCGCTGGTCGATACGCCCGCGCGGACGCCAACACCATCGGCTTCGGCTACGTCCTCGACGGCGTTTACGGTGCAGGCGGTCAGGTCGAGCAGAGCGAAGCTTGGCAGGTCAGTGCTTACTTCGAGCACTACTGGAATCCGGCTTGGCGTACGTCGGTGTTCGGCAACTACAGCCACATCTCGTACGGTGACGCGGGTAACCAGCTTCTCCTCGGTAATTTCACCCGCACGGGTGGCACGAGCACCAGCCCGCTCCTCGGCGCAACTCTCGTCGGTTCGACCGGAAACTTCGACTTGGGTATTGCTCAGGTCGGTACCCGTACCGCTTGGACCCCGGTTCGTAACCTGACCCTGTCGGCCATGGTCAGCTACACGCGTCTGGAGCAGAACCTGGGCGGCTCTTACCTCGGCACCGTCGCCAGCCGTCCGACCCCAGTTGGAGGCTTCGCCGTCACCAACCAGAACGTGTTCGACGGAACCGTGCAGATCCTGCGCTCGTTCTAATACCGACCGCCTTACGGCGATCAGTATCTGAAACAAAAGTCCCCGGCGGGAAACCGCCGGGGATTTTTGTAAGCTGAACAATCTGACTAACTAAATTGTTTTACGAAGCTTCGTAACTAATGTTATGATCCATTCATTGGCGGCGCCACCGCAGCCAATGAATAACCTCCAAAAACCCCAGAGGATGCCCCTCTGGGGTTTACTTGTTTGAAATGATGAAGAAATTTCGTCATCAGCTTGGGAAATTTGCGGGTGATGCGGTTTGGTTGAAAGTGATGAGCGACGGCGCCAATGCCACCGGCAGAGCCATCTGGGCGATGCGCCTTAACTTCGAGTGCAGTGAGCGCACTAGATCCCTCGTTGGATGCTCCAGGAGAGACCCATCAGCGGGCGACGTTCTCGCTGGGCGGCTAACTTTGTGTCTGAATCGACCAAGGACATCGCCTGGCAATAGTCGGCATCCAGCAGCACGTACCTCTGCACGATCTCAACGCGATGATCGTTACGATCTGCTACCTCTAATGCGGTCCGTTCCGCGATGCGCTGAAAATAATCCGACATAGCGGAGAAGAGCCGGAAGTCATTTAGTTGCCTCCGGTCTCGGGCCAAGCTCGTGGAGCTGCTCGCAGCCGCTTCGGTGTCGCAAACTGACTTACGTTGCTCCGGATTGGAAGCATTGCATCGCAATAGTTGCTTGGACCAAGCGTATCAGGCAACGACGACCGATCATCCACATGACGGCCGTCATTCACATCAAATGTACAGCCGCGGGACTGACGCTCAGTCGTTCATGACGCCGTCCTCGACTTTTACGTTGAACCCGCACCTAGCCCGTTCCGTCCTGAGGATCCCGCGCCACATCGCGAGTGTTCTCGTAGATCGAGCGCGGCACCTTGCGAGTATTACGCATTCGGCTGTGGATGTCTGAGTCGAATGTCAGATAGCGGGCCATCCGAATCAGACCGCATTGCTAACTAGTCGCCATGCCTAACAGAATTAGTTTCCTGAAAGCTCGGTACTGCCGCGCGGTACTAAGAACTGCGGTCAATAGTCCTGACGAACAGGCCCGCCGGCTCGTCTACTGCCTTGCAACCGAGCAACCTACGGCCGACACAGATTCCGAGATCGGCAAGGCTGAGCGTCAAGCTCTAGCCTCGTTGGCTAAGCTCGCTGACCGGGTTGTTGACCGTGGGAGCGTCGCAATTGGCACGTATTGGAAAGAGACGAACGACGTCAGCGAGCGGTGGATTGAAGCTGCTCATCAAGAAGATGACGATTGACCCAGTGGCTGCAAAAACGCCCTAAGCTCGGTGACGGCTCAAGGGCAGCTACTCGACACCCTGCGCAGTTCTAGCGCGGAAGTTTCCTACCATTCGTCGTTCCCTCTCACCATCAAACCTTTGGCGCAAAGCGAACGCCCGATGGCTGTGTCGCTGGCTTCTCAAAGCGCAGAGCGGCTTTGGACAGCTCGGCATTATGTGACCCGCCTTTAAAGGCTAAGTGTAGCGAGTATCGGCCCCTGGAACGGGCAGCGCGAGAGTTTAGCTTTGCTGCCCATTCGAGGGGGTAGGGTTGATCGTGCCAAGCAACGACAATGACCCTTCGACATTCCCATATAAGGGCTCGCGGTTTACCACGGAGCGGCCCTCTTCGCCCTCGATAACTACCGTTCTAGTTTGGCCCGCTGGACTATGAACCGTCTCGACCAATCTTCCGTCAAGAAATCTACCGAACACATCGAATGATTTCATGCTCGCATAAGAAGGAATTCGGATCATGCGGGCAAGGATTGGCCATGCATGGCCGCATGCAAAAGTTGCGAGTGCACTAACACGCTCCCGCGATCTCTTAGGATGAAGTGCAGACCTATAGAGTCTATGAATCCAAACGGCGGGCAGCACAGCGAGATAGCAAACGAAAATCGTTGCTACGAAGGTTCCGTAGTAAACGATTGCAATCATAATGCGGTTCATGACTTGATATTGCGCCTGATGCCGACGAGACGCACGAGCGCGCCACTCCACTGTTATCGCGCCACCACAGACGCGGAAACAAGCCGACGCATCACCAACTTGGGTGAGGCGACCTGACGCACGCGCCGGATTCGGCTTGTGTAACCATCAATCCCACACAGAAGTCGTTCAAACTGTCGAACGAAGCGCGACACTCGATTCCGTCGCGCGGGTTGTCGCGTTCGGCAGAATCGCATCGATAGCAAATGAAATCGTTGCTTCTGGTGTCAAAGTTCATCGCATGACGGCACTTAGGGCAAAGCGGAAGAGGCATTCGCGCCGCTCCATAAAATGAAAAGGTGAAATCAGCAAAATGGCTGACTAGGTTGCCAATGTCAGCACCGCGGTCATGAGGTAGTCATGTCTTTTAAAGGACGGCTTCTGCCGAGCGAGCACCTTAGGCTCGGAACTCTAAACGATCCCCTACGAAACCGCTGCTTGCTGCCAATCAGACTTGATCGAGCGTCTCAAACATCAATGGAACGGCGGGACCGTAGTCGAGGCGCGACGCGCCGGGCAATAGCCTGATGTTTGGTGGTCGTGAAGTGACCTGCGGCTTTTCCGGTCGTTGTGAGGGCAAAGGTGCTAAAGTACATGGCACCGCGCTTGTTGGCCGGATGAGCGTCTCATTACGAGCGAAGCTTAGGCTCTTAGTGCCATTCGCCAACGGGTGAGGTCACCGAAAGAGCGTGCAGGAGGGCTGAGAGGCTACAATCCACGCGCTCACGGCAGTCTTTGCCGAACCCATTCTACCCATGCAGACAAAACCCTGCTGGGGGAGCACTCACAACAGTAGACGCCTTGATTGGACAAAGGTTCACCGTGCCTCGGCTAAGGCCGGCGGGACGACCGGTTCATTCGCCACACGCCGTAGAACGCCAAAAGACCGCCCACGATCAATATGACGCCGACAATCTTGCTGGCCGTGACGGTGTCGCCGCCAAGTGGCCAAAATGCATATGCAACGATGCCTAGACCAATCGTCGTCAAAACCGCCGACACTACGGCGTGCTCGAAGAAGATCGAGGCAACCAGTTCAATCAAGAACTCTATGATCTCGTCCATAATGTTACGCGGTTTTTGTCGGAACTGCTGGCTGCGATGGTGTCGTTGGCACATAAATTGGCCCCACAGGCGAAGTGGTGTCGCTGCGCCACTCAGGGTGTCCTAACGCTAACTGAAAAGCTGAGACACGCGCGAGGCTGTCTGATTGCAAGCCCACAATCAGCGCGGTTATCAATGCTACCTGCGAACCTGCATCCCCGATCATACTTAGCGAGTGGATGCGCATCTCATCGCTCCGGTTTCAGAAGCGTTCGCGCCTTATTCATGTCAAAACCTGCAATTGCTTGAATCGCGCTCTTCTTCACTCTCGAATCAGTCCTGTCGCTGGCCCTGCTACTCCGAAACTCCGTCGAGTATGCTACCGAAATTGCAGGTAAGCCTGTTAAAGCCGAAAGCCGTTCAACTTTGTAAAGCATCGTCTTCGGATCCAACTCCTTTATATAGGCCACCATCACTTCCTGCTTCTTGGCGTTATCCATTACCAATAGCTTCGCTCCACCCGCTTCTGCTTTTGCTCGTGCGATAAAGGCTTCCGAAACGTCGTGATCCTTGGCGCTGGGTTCGATTGATCTAATCATTAGGGTTTCAGCGACATTGGAATCTTTCTTCAAGCGGAATGTCACCGCGTCCTGCGATCCTTCTTGCTGATTGAAGAGAGCGCCATTGAACTTGAGTGTGCCGGAATAGGCCGTGCCTGAAACTGCCATGGTAGCCGTCATCACAATTGCCGCGCAAACAAGTTTCATAGAAATTCCAATCGTTCTGGAGAGCACGCTGGAAGATTGCTACTCGGATGTTTCAGCGCGATGTCGTCGCGGCGCATAAATCGTTTCAATGGAGCGGAACGCATGGCGTCGCCAGCACAGGGGGCGAGAATTCCGATCATCTATTGAGCTTTACGGGAAAATCGTTTGACCGCGATCCTGGCTCAGGCCGAGCGTTGCGTTGCCCCGTTAGAAACGACGAGCCAGCACAAATGTGCAGTCTCGACCGACGTTTTTTGACCCGCAGGAAGGCGAAGAGGTTACGCGTCAATGGTCCCAATACGCGTTGCGGTGAACCAATGCCGGGGCTTCGATGACCAAAGCTTCATCTGCCTCCTTCGCGGTCATCCGCTTCGCCGAGCACTATTCGCCTGTGGTGGCATTTTTTCTTACTCGACACGTCGATTGGAGATCTCGAGTGAAGTTCAAACTCGCCGCTGTGATACTCGTCGCAAGCCTCCCGTTCGCATCGATGGCGTCCGCAAAAAGCACGGTTTCGTCCGACGTCGCCAAGATTGATGCATGCCTTAAAAAATCGGAAGAGACCGGCGGTTTCGGTGGCGCGTGCGTCGGGCTCGTTGCCGACCCTTGCATAAAAGCGGCGCTGGGAGTGAGCGACGACGTCGCCGCTTGGAGATCCTGTGCGGCGTTTGAACTCGCCATTTGGACCCGGAAAATGGATGAGGCGCTAAAGATGGTTCAGAACGGCGGGTTTCCCGATAAAATAAAGGCGGTCAAGGACGCGCAAGCGACGTTCGCCGCATCGCGTGATCGCTTCTGCGCAGTGTTCGACACAGTCGAACCCGGCATGTACCGGGGTGACGCAAACTACTGCCGTATGCGGGAGACCGCCAACCGTGCGCTGAGCTTGATCAAACTCGGCGCTGCGGTGAACGAGCACTGAGACATCCCAATCATTTACTCCGACGCGAACGTGACCTGCGATTAGACCAAAGCGGTTTAGTCCGACTAATCGTTGAGGTGCGCCTCGAACGCAGGAAGACCAGAATGACCCGTTCGCTGAGAAGACAAGTCGCTTTTATCGCACTCACTTTGGCGGCGCTTGCGATGATTTCGCCAGCAAGATCGAGCGAAGGCAATGCGGCTTCCAAGAACGCAAAGGTAGCGGCAAATGCGCTGCAAGAGTACGGCAATGACCGGCGTAGGGCAGGGCTTCGCGCAGACTTTGCAGCGCCAGCGGTAGACGGCTTACTGCGCGTTATCTTCGATTCAGAGCGTCTTTTGGCATTACCCGAGCCGACGGCGCAGGATCTACCGTGGCTCATGGACTGGGCTGATGCAGCGAATCGCGGCTACAAACAGTTGTTCCTGTTCGGCCTTGAGCCCGGAAAGCGGATCGATCAAACCCTCTTGGCACGCAATATGCGTGACTACGAGGATCAAATCTCTGTCGGAATGAGCTTTCTAATCCGCATAGTCGCAATGGAGGTCAATGCTTCAGCGCTCTTTATGGCAGATCTTCCAAAAGAGCAGGTAACGAAAATTCGCATTGATGGCTTTCGAGGCTTGCGGAAAGGCGCGGCCGAATGCGTGCAGGGCGCACTGCTCGCGGCGGCCGCGAATGACATGAAGCTACAGAATGCGCGTATGCTGGTCGCGGCTGTTCGCGATACGCGAGATACTTGGGCCAATGCGCTTTATC
It contains:
- a CDS encoding porin; this encodes MTKIKSLILGSAAGLIAIGGAQAADLPVKAKAVEYVKVCSLYGAGFYYIPGTDTCIKIGGAIRIDTSFNSAGYEVAYLQGGAGGAQAWNQDYINSRSRVNMTTDTRTATEYGVVRTYANIQFDFFQGRENIAGGFLEMDYAFIQFAGFTFGKAVSNFDPQWALSKPIISSGTYAGSNNATGIPQLAYTASFGNGVSATIAVENPTPYRNAGLVNADTQLIGPFGAATSAYGTTGNSFLGNAYGGTHIPDVVGNLRLDQAWGTLHFAAAMHANTPGFYGPGTTATNTNANGHPDERYGFAVNGAIEFKNLPTGAGDTLKLEATYAKGAAKYVFGGTIDTAGAGRYARADANTIGFGYVLDGVYGAGGQVEQSEAWQVSAYFEHYWNPAWRTSVFGNYSHISYGDAGNQLLLGNFTRTGGTSTSPLLGATLVGSTGNFDLGIAQVGTRTAWTPVRNLTLSAMVSYTRLEQNLGGSYLGTVASRPTPVGGFAVTNQNVFDGTVQILRSF
- a CDS encoding lysozyme inhibitor LprI family protein, whose translation is MTKASSASFAVIRFAEHYSPVVAFFLTRHVDWRSRVKFKLAAVILVASLPFASMASAKSTVSSDVAKIDACLKKSEETGGFGGACVGLVADPCIKAALGVSDDVAAWRSCAAFELAIWTRKMDEALKMVQNGGFPDKIKAVKDAQATFAASRDRFCAVFDTVEPGMYRGDANYCRMRETANRALSLIKLGAAVNEH